The Monodelphis domestica isolate mMonDom1 chromosome 7, mMonDom1.pri, whole genome shotgun sequence genome window below encodes:
- the LOC100019931 gene encoding mitochondrial carnitine/acylcarnitine carrier protein-like, with product MVSQERKTEGTLNSLKNFLAGGFGGMCVVFVGHPLDTVKVRLQTQPKSRLGQPTLYSGTFDCFRKTFLREGIGGLYRGMSAPLIGVTPIFAVCFFGFGLGKQLQQKNPDDVLTYPQLFVAGMLSGVFTTAIMTPIERIKCLLQIQASQGKTKYTGSWDCLKAVYREAGIRGIFKGTVLTLMRDVPASGVYFMTYEWLKNVFTVERKIGAAGIVVAGGMAGIFNWMVAIPPDVLKSRFQTAPPGKYPNGFRDVLKEVVQEGGVSSLYKGFTAVMIRAFPANAACFLGFEVALAVLNWITSKF from the coding sequence ATGGTGTCCCAGGAGAGGAAAACAGAGGGAACCCTTAACTCCTTGAAGAACTTCCTGGCGGGAGGTTTCGGGGGCATGTGCGTGGTGTTCGTGGGCCACCCGCTGGACACGGTGAAGGTAAGGCTACAGACCCAGCCGAAGAGCCGGCTAGGACAACCTACCCTCTACTCTGGGACCTTTGACTGTTTCCGAAAGACCTTTCTTAGGGAGGGTATTGGAGGCCTTTACCGAGGAATGAGCGCACCGCTCATTGGTGTCACGCCCATATTCGCCGTTTGCTTCTTTGGCTTTGGACTGGGGAAACAACTGCAACAGAAGAACCCGGATGACGTCTTGACTTACCCCCAGCTGTTTGTAGCTGGGATGTTATCTGGTGTGTTCACTACGGCCATCATGACTCCTATAGAAAGAATCAAGTGCCTATTACAGATTCAAGCTTctcaaggaaaaacaaaatatactgGTTCTTGGGACTGTCTCAAAGCTGTCTATCGGGAAGCTGGAATAAGAGGCATTTTCAAAGGAACTGTGCTCACGCTCATGCGAGATGTACCTGCCAGTGGGGTGTACTTCATGACTTACGAATGGCTGAAAAATGTCTTCACCGTAGAAAGAAAAATTGGTGCTGCTGGAATTGTGGTGGCTGGAGGCATGGCAGGCATCTTCAACTGGATGGTGGCTATCCCTCCTGATGTGCTCAAGTCTCGCTTCCAGACTGCCCCACCTGGAAAATACCCTAATGGGTTCCGAGATGTACTGAAAGAGGTGGTCCAAGAAGGGGGTGTATCATCCTTGTATAAAGGTTTTACAGCCGTAATGATCCGTGCCTTCCCAGCAAATGCTGCCTGTTTCCTTGGTTTTGAGGTTGCCTTGGCAGTCCTTAATTGGATCACATCTAAGTTCTGA